From the Pontiella agarivorans genome, one window contains:
- a CDS encoding DNA polymerase Y family protein yields the protein MNSENPLLNCSFPQALVHVDADAFFTSVEQAMHPHLKGRPVVTGKERGIIACASYEAKALGIRRGISLGEARKICPDLIVLPSDYESYSIYSKRIFEIMRRFTPEVEEYSIDEAFADLTGLRRYHRMSYPEIARKIQKSIEAELDLGVSVGLSLSKGLCKIASDYKKPKGLTVVQGRHIHLFLKRIPLEEVWGFGRNTVQLLRKYGLQTAFDFVQQPEKWAKKMLGKPGLEIWHELRGVNLLPVTSSPKPANISIGKGKTFTAPSADQAFIYAKLVRNVESALIRLRRHKQRTKEIHIALRLKNFHEFGLGAQLNRATDSTQEILPVVKQLFEKIYRPGFEYRTTQIWLSRLESANSTQFDLFENRIEIDRYERLTKTIDEINARFGKHKVHTGTALKLNDAPQNSRAELPWRKMNLLPGETARQRLYLPLLNIKV from the coding sequence ATGAACTCCGAAAATCCTCTTTTAAACTGCTCTTTTCCACAAGCTCTGGTTCATGTGGATGCCGATGCCTTTTTCACTTCGGTGGAACAGGCTATGCACCCCCACCTGAAAGGCCGGCCGGTTGTCACCGGTAAAGAACGCGGCATTATCGCCTGCGCCAGCTACGAAGCCAAGGCCTTGGGCATACGCCGAGGAATCAGTCTGGGAGAAGCCCGTAAAATCTGTCCCGATCTCATTGTGCTGCCGAGCGACTATGAGAGCTACAGCATCTATTCGAAACGAATTTTTGAAATCATGCGGCGCTTTACCCCGGAAGTTGAAGAATATTCCATCGACGAAGCCTTTGCCGATCTCACCGGATTACGCCGCTATCACCGGATGTCCTACCCCGAAATCGCCCGGAAAATACAGAAGAGTATTGAGGCGGAGCTGGACCTCGGCGTTTCGGTCGGCCTCAGTTTATCCAAAGGACTCTGCAAAATCGCCTCGGATTACAAAAAACCGAAGGGCCTTACCGTAGTGCAGGGGCGGCACATCCATCTCTTTCTCAAACGCATTCCTCTGGAAGAGGTATGGGGATTCGGCCGGAATACCGTGCAGTTGCTACGAAAATACGGCCTGCAAACCGCCTTCGACTTTGTACAACAGCCGGAAAAATGGGCCAAAAAGATGCTGGGGAAACCCGGTCTGGAAATATGGCACGAACTGCGCGGCGTCAACCTGCTTCCGGTAACCTCCTCCCCCAAACCGGCCAATATAAGTATCGGAAAAGGAAAAACCTTCACCGCTCCATCAGCTGACCAGGCGTTCATTTATGCCAAACTCGTGCGTAACGTGGAATCGGCATTGATCCGGCTGCGCCGCCACAAACAGCGAACCAAAGAAATACACATTGCCCTCCGTCTGAAAAATTTTCATGAATTCGGCCTCGGCGCCCAGCTTAACCGGGCAACCGATTCCACCCAGGAAATCCTGCCGGTGGTGAAACAGCTTTTCGAAAAAATCTACCGTCCCGGCTTTGAATACCGAACCACCCAAATCTGGCTGTCCCGTCTCGAATCAGCCAACAGCACCCAGTTTGACCTGTTTGAAAACCGGATCGAAATCGACCGATATGAAAGGCTGACTAAAACCATCGATGAAATAAACGCACGCTTCGGAAAACATAAGGTACACACCGGCACCGCCTTAAAACTCAACGACGCGCCGCAAAACAGCCGCGCCGAGCTCCCTTGGCGGAAAATGAACCTGCTGCCCGGCGAAACCGCGCGCCAGCGCCTCTATCTGCCATTGCTTAACATCAAGGTTTAG